DNA sequence from the Fibrobacter sp. genome:
GCTTCAGCGTCAATGGTGTGGCATCCCTGCACACGGAGATCCTGAAGAATGAGGAGCTACAGCATTTCTACAAGCTCTACCCCGAGAAATTTAATAACAAGACCAACGGCATCACGTTCCGCAGATGGCTGATGCACAGCAATCCGGAGCTGTCTGCACTCATCACGAAGCTGATCGGAGATGGCTGGAAACAGAATGCGGAGGAACTGAAAAAACTGCTCGCATTCCGTCAGGATGAAGCGGTACTGAATCAGCTGCTTGCTGTCAAGCATGAGAAAAAGAACCAGCTCGCGGCGTATCTTTTCAAGACACAGGGCATTTCCCTCAATGCAGATTCCATCTTCGATATTCAGGTAAAGCGACTGCATGAATACAAACGCCAGCAGCTCAATGCACTGTATGTCATCTGCAAATATCTGGAAATCAAGTCCGGCAAGACACCAAATACACCAGTTACTGTCCTTTTCGGTGCAAAAGCAGCGCCGGCATATACCATCGCACAGGACATCATCCATCTGATTCTGTGCCTGCAGGAACTGATTGGAAACGATCCCGAAGTCAATCCGTATCTGCGTGTTGTCATGGTCGAAAACTACAACGTAACTCTGGCGGAAAAGCTGATTCCGGCATGTGACATTTCGGAACAGATCTCTCTTGCTTCCAAGGAAGCGAGCGGCACTGGCAATATGAAATTCATGCTGAACGGTGCAGTGACCCTCGGCACGGAGGATGGTGCAAATGTGGAGATCCATGCACTTGTGGGGGATGAGAATGTCTATATCTTCGGCGATGACAGTGATACTGTCGTGGAACGCTACAAGAACGGCAGCTACAATGCAAAGCAGTACTGCGCCGAAAATTCGACCCTCAAAAAAGCAGTGGATTTCATCATAGGTGAAGCACTTTCGGAAATCGGTGACAAGGTGCGTCTGGAGCGATTGTTCAAGGAACTGACCACAAAGGACTGGTTCATGACATTCCCCGATTTTGAGCGCTATGTGACTGCGAGAGAATCCGCCTATACGGACTATGAAAACCGCTTGGCATGGGCAGAAAAGATGCTCGTCAACATCGCACAGGCAGGGTACTTCTCCTCTGACCGGACGATTGCGGAATATAACAGGGACATCTGGAAACTGTAAAAGAAAGGCTGTATGGAGAGAAACCTCCGTACAGCCGCTTATTTATCTGTTTATGCAGCTATTGCGTTCCACCAGTTTATGCGGAACGATGATCTTCGTGGCGAGAAGATTGGGATTTTCAATGTGATTGATCACTTGTGATGCCGCTTCGATGCCAAGCTGCACGGAATTGATGTCGATCGAAGTCAGCGATGGTGATGTGATACGGGCAAAAAGGGAATTGTTGAAGGAAATGATTGACAAATCTTCCGGTATTCGGATGCCCATTTCAATGCAGACCCTTTCGAGTGCAACGGCAAACAGATCATCACTGACAAGGATCGCTGTGGGGCGATCTTCTTTCTGGAAAAGTGCCTGTACCGATGCGA
Encoded proteins:
- the glgP gene encoding glycogen/starch/alpha-glucan family phosphorylase, with protein sequence MNLNEVLLAAYGKSISECSNAEIYAALLKETDAMASQKCHPSGKKKLYYISAEFLIGKLLSNNLINLGIYEDVKAQLAAAGKELCDIEESEHEPSLGNGGLGRLAACFLDSIATLGLHGDGIGLNYHFGLFRQVFAENAQTTIPDPWLDDHSWLHRTDITYPVKFRDLEVTARLYEIHVTGYGSVTNKLRLFDIESVDESVVRDGIDFDKSEIAKNLTLFLYPDDSDEAGRLLRIYQQYFMVSAGAQLILDECTARGCNLYDLPDYAVIQINDTHPTMVIPELIRLLMERGIAMDDAISIVSRTCAYTNHTILAEALEKWKISQLNQVVPQLMSIIEVLDNKIRRKYDDPSVYIIDKEERAHMAHIDIHYGFSVNGVASLHTEILKNEELQHFYKLYPEKFNNKTNGITFRRWLMHSNPELSALITKLIGDGWKQNAEELKKLLAFRQDEAVLNQLLAVKHEKKNQLAAYLFKTQGISLNADSIFDIQVKRLHEYKRQQLNALYVICKYLEIKSGKTPNTPVTVLFGAKAAPAYTIAQDIIHLILCLQELIGNDPEVNPYLRVVMVENYNVTLAEKLIPACDISEQISLASKEASGTGNMKFMLNGAVTLGTEDGANVEIHALVGDENVYIFGDDSDTVVERYKNGSYNAKQYCAENSTLKKAVDFIIGEALSEIGDKVRLERLFKELTTKDWFMTFPDFERYVTARESAYTDYENRLAWAEKMLVNIAQAGYFSSDRTIAEYNRDIWKL